One window of the Camelina sativa cultivar DH55 chromosome 1, Cs, whole genome shotgun sequence genome contains the following:
- the LOC104792117 gene encoding zinc finger BED domain-containing protein RICESLEEPER 2-like has translation MKVEFMHVRCAGHIINLIVRDRLTEVSENVLAIRNAISYFRSHSNRQNTFNQKINSVRMTRGSLPLDVKTRWNSTYLMLQRAIKYKVAFDKMETEDKLFNDHFLEIDNGKKRVGPPSFNDWRAVERLDKFLEIFYNSTLIVSASTKLNSHKCYEEIVNISTNLDLMCSSYDSELKIKAEEMYKKFDKYWDGISNINLMLIIATVFDPSKKLHFAKICFAELYGEETPTYKEMYDKFYNLLIDMFKEYSDRYAKFQPSQSSQPDVSEEDSVPRLFTIDKRYKAALNEIGVQVTKDELTTNLKEAVENPDVMMGTEYDVLSWWKVNCGKYPILSQIYGS, from the coding sequence ATGAAAGTAGAGTTTATGCATGTGAGATGTGCTGGCCATATCATTAATTTGATAGTGAGAGACAGGTTGACTGAAGTTTCTGAGAATGTACTTGCAATCAGGAATGCTATCTCTTATTTTAGATCCCACTCAAATAGGCAAAACACATTTAACCAGAAGATAAATTCTGTTAGGATGACAAGGGGTAGTTTGCCTTTGGATGTTAAGACTAGGTGGAATTCGACTTATTTGATGTTGCAGAGGGCAATTAAGTACAAGGTAGCATTTGATAAGATGGAGACAGAAGACAAGCTATTCAATGATCATTTCCTGGAGATTGATAATGGAAAAAAGAGAGTTGGACCTCCTAGCTTCAATGATTGGCGTGCAGTTGAAAGGTTAGACaagtttttagagattttttacAACTCAACATTGATTGTCTCGGCTTCTACTAAACTGAATTCTCATAAGTGTTATGAAGAGATTGTCAACATATCAACCAATCTTGACCTGATGTGTTCTAGTTATGATTCTGAGTTGAAGATAAAGGCTGAGGAAATGTATAAGAAGTTTGATAAGTATTGGGATGGGATTAGTAATATCAATCTGATGTTGATAATAGCGACAGTATTTGATCCTAGTAAGAAGCTGCATTTTGCTAAGATTTGTTTTGCCGAGTTGTATGGTGAAGAGACTCCAACATATAAAGAGATGTATGACAAATTTTACAATCTTCTGATTGATATGTTCAAGGAGTATAGTGATCGGTATGCTAAATTTCAGCCTTCTCAGTCATCTCAGCCAGATGTGAGTGAAGAAGATAGTGTTCCTCGTCTTTTCACAATTGATAAAAGGTACAAAGCAGCTTTAAATGAGATTGGAGTTCAAGTGACAAAAGATGAATTGACTACAAACCTGAAAGAAGCTGTTGAGAATCCAGATGTGATGATGGGGACTGAGTATGATGTTCTATCTTGGTGGAAAGTCAATTGTGGTAAGTACCCTATTCTATCACAAATATATGGCTCGTGA